TCGCGATTTTTCCATACGTCTCGGTATTGAAGGCTTCGTGCAAGATACTTGGAACGCACAAAAACAGATGATCGAACAAGATTTTCGAGCACAGCGCGAGAAACGAAATCAACGCGATATTCTTCTACACATTGAGTGGCTACCACGCCTAAAAAACAAATATGACCGCATTGACGCGCTCCAGCCGCCGATCTACAATCATTGGCTCGGATTCCACGACAGATTGAGCACGGAATTCATGGCACAAATGGCAGATTATCCAACCGGTGATCATCTGGATGCACCCGATGCCCTTGAAGGCGCATGTCAATTGCGCGTATCAACATTCCAGAGCCAAAGAACAGCGCGACGAAACCAAGCACGCCAACGAAACAAAAATTTTAAAGTCAGGATATGAGAACCCAAATTACTATCCAATACTATAGTTTGGACAATTTCGGTCGGATTCATGCTCGGTTTTCAAGGGGGCTCTGATTTTTCTGAAAGTTCCTGACACAAACGCAACTCACAGAAAAGTAAACTCGGATGCACAGAGTGGCAGCCCCAGCGGGGGTTTTTGATAGGGTGTTTCTTCAGTATGTCTATAGAAACGCCATACCTCCCTAAGATCCAAGCCCCAGCGGGGCGAAATGTGTATCTAAAAAAAATTTTCCAAAGTTTAGTATTAGAAGTAACTTGACAAAAACGTTTTCTGCTGTTAATCTGATACAACTTCGGATACTAAGGAGACACTTCCATGTACAAAACTGCGATGTTAGGGTGTGGGGGGCGCGCCCGTGGGCACGCAGATGCGTATCGTTTCGTCAAACGCGGTAAGCTCGCTGCAATCTGCGATATGAACGAAGAACGACTCAATGGCTTCGGTGCTGACTTCGATATCCTATCCCGCTATACCGACTTAGACGAGATGCTTGAAAAAGAGAAGCCCGATGTCCTGCATATCGTCACAAGTCCTGTGATTCCGAGTAGCAACGAACGGATCCGTTATCCGTTGATGAAACAGGCATCCGATCACGGCGTGCCAGCGGCGATTATTGAAAAACCGGCTGCTATTGAAGGCGAGGATTGGAAGCAGATTGCGGGGTTAGCAGAAGAGACGCAGACGAAATTTGTCGTCAATACACAACTCAATTTCCACCCGAAAAACTTGGAACTAAAAAGAGATGTCGCAGCAGGACGTATCGGCGAGATTAGGTTTATTGATGCTAGTGCACGTAGTAGATCCGCCGAGCAGGGAGGACATGTGCTACAGTTGGTGTCCTCTTACATTGACGACGCGCATCCGGTCCGGGTTCTTGGACAAATCGCTGGCAGCGAGCATTTAAATTCTGCGGGTGGGCATCCCGGTCCGACACATGCTGCCGCTCAGGTTTTGTATGAGAACGGTGTCCATGTCTCTATTGCGTTTGGTACGGAGATGGCACAAATGGCATCCGATGACCCGGGTATCTACGGGCACAAACGTGTGCTTGTTGTCGGGACGAAGGGCTTTGTACATTGGCGTTTCAGCAGTTGGGAACGTTCAACATTGGACGGTGGCTATGAGAGCGGTCCACTGAACTACGGGGAGCAAGATGTTGTTGCACAGGCTAATTTCACCGAAGCTATCTTTGATTGGTTAGAAGATGAGAATAAGGCGCACCCGACGCATCTCAAACAGTCCCTCGTTGAGAATAACCTCATCTTAGGGATGTACCACAGCGGGATAACAAACGAGATTGTTGACCTCCCATTTGAACCACCTGATGGGTTAATGGATGCACTCCGAGAGAGGCTATAAAACGTTAACCTACATTTTTTCCTGTTAAGCAATCTTAGGTTTTGAGGAAGTGTGGAAGAGGAGGAAGATTGGAAGAAATACCGTGTTTGCTGTCTTCCGAACTTTCAGACTTCCAACTTTCCAACGCAATTGGGACTGCAAAACTTGAATGTTAAGACTTATACTTGCTTAACCCATTTTCGCTAATAGTATTTTAAGGAGATATTTTTATGTATAAAACTGCGTTCTTAGGGTGTGGGGGTCGTGCCCGTGCGCATGCAGATGCCTACCGCTTCGTCAAACGCGGTGAAATCGGCGCAATCTGCGATATGAATGAAGAACTCCTCAACAGTTTCGGAGACGACTTTGGAGTTTCGTCGCGTTATACCGACTTGGACGAGATGCTTGCAAAGGAGAAACCGGATGTGCTTCACATCGTCACTGCCCCGGTGCTGCGCGGGACCAATCAACGTATTCGGTACTCACTGATGAAACAGGCATCCGATGCGGGTGTTCCAGCAGCGATTGTGGAAAAGCCGATTGCCGTTGAAAGCGAAGACTGGAAGCAGCTTGCCGGATTAGCGGAGGAGACACAAACGAAGTTTGTCGTTAACACACAACTCAACTTCCACCCGAAAAACTTGGAATTGAAGCGAGATGTCGCAGAGGGCAGGATTGGTGAAATCAAGTTCATCGATGCCAGTGCGCGCAGCACCCCTGTCGATCAGGCACCTCATGTGTTACAGCTCGTTTCGTCCTACATCGACAACTCGCGTCCGGCGCGAGTGCTCGGGCAGGTTTCTGGTGCTCAGGATTTGGATTCCACGCAGCCTTCCCCTATGCACGCTGCTGCGCAAGCGCTATATGAAAACGGGCTTCACGTCTCTCTTGCATTCGGGACAGGTGTAGGGCAGAAAGTGCCAAAAGAACCGGATGCGGGGAATCACACCCACAAACGCGTCTTTGTCGTTGGAACGAAAGGATTTGTGCACTGGCGGTTTAGCAGTTGGGAACGCGCAACACCGGAGGGGGGTTACGAAAGCGGTCCGCTCGACTATGGAGAGCAGGATGTCGTCGCACAGGGTAACCTCACCGAAGCCGTTTTCGATTGGTTAGATGATGAGAACAACCAGCATCCGACACATCTCAAGCAGTCGCTTGCAGAGTTTAACCTGCTTTTAGGAATTTACTACAGTGGTGTAACAAATGAGATTATAGATCTACCATTTGAGCCGCCCGATGGATTGATTGATATACTCCGGGAGAGGCTATAAAACGTTAACCTATATTTTTCCTGTTAAGCAATCTTAGGTTTTGAGGAAGTGTGGAAGAAGAGGAAGGTTGGAAGAAATGCCGTGTTCGCTGTCTTCCGAACTTCCAGACTTCCAACTTTCCAACGCAATTGGGGCTGCAAAACTTGAATGTTAAGACTTACACTTGCTTAACCCATTGTCGCTAATAGTATTTTAAGGAGACCTTTTATGTATAAAACAGCGTTCTTAGGATGTGGCGGTCGCGCCCGCGCACATGCAAGTGCCTACCGTTTCGTCAAACGCGGCAAAATCGCCGCAATCTGCGATATGAATGAAGAACTCCTCAACAGTTTTGGAGATGACTTCGACGTTTCCTCACGCTACACCGACCTTGATGAAATGCTTGAGAAAGAGAAGCCGGATGTCCTCCACATCGTCACTGCACCAGTGCTACGTGGGACGAGTGAACGTATCCGATATCCGTTGATGAAGCAAGCATCCAACCACGGTGTTCCAGCGGCGATTGTAGAAAAGCCGATTGCTGTCGAGAGCGAAGATTGGAAGCAGATTGCGGGGTTAGCGGAAGAGACGAAAACAAAGTTTGTCGTCAATACGCAACTCAACTTCCATCCACAAAACCTTGAATTGAAGCGGGACGTCGCAGAAGGACGTATCGGCGAGATTAAGTTCATTGATGCAAGTGCGCGCAGTACGCCCGTTGATCAAGCACCGCATGTGCTGCAGTTGGTGTCCTCCTATATTGATAACTCGCGTCCGGTACGGGTGCTGGGTCAAATCTCGGGGAGAGAGCAATTAGACTCAGCGCAGCCGTCTCCCATGCATGCCGCTGGACAAGCCATATATGAGAACGGTCTCCACGTCTCTCTTGCGTTTGGCACCGGTATGGGAACATTGGCATCGGATAGTGAGAGCACTGTTGCGCATAAACGTGTATTTGTCGTTGGAACGAAAGGATTTGTCCACTGGCGTTTCAGCAGTTGGGAGCGTGCAACCCCAGAGGGTGGCTACGAAGGCGGTCCACTGAACTATGGAGAACAAGATATTGCTGCGCAAGGCAACCTCACGGAGGCGGTCTTTGATTGGCTCGACGATGAGAACAACGTACACCCAACGCATCTCAAGCAATCACTTGCGGAGTTTAACCTCCTCCTCGGTCTTTACTATAGTGGAATAACAAACGAGATTATTGATCTCCCGTTTGAACCACCTGATGGCTTGATGGATTCGCTTCGAGAAAAGTTGTAAACGCTGACAGGTATAGCGGCAGGTGAGACATCATCCTGCCGCAAGTTATCCTATATTTTTCTACTAACTTTCATTTACCTTGGTTTGACATCAAAATATTAAAGGAGATATTTCTGTGTATAAAACCGCAATGTTAGGGTGTGGTGGCCGCGCCCGTGCGCACGCGGATGCCTATCGCTTTGTCAAAGGTGGTAAGCTCGCTGCAATCTGCGATATGAACGAAGAATTACTCAATAAATTTGGAGACGATTTTGGTATCTCTTCCCGATACACTGACTTGGACGAAATGCTTGAAAAAGAGAAACCTGATGTCCTCCATATCGTCACAGCACCGGTGCTGCGGGGTAGCAACGAGCGCATCCGTTACCCGCTCATGAAACAAGCCTCGGATGCAGGTGTTCCGGCAGCGATTGTGGAAAAACCGATTGCCGTTGAAAGCGAGGATTGGAAACAAATTTCGGGACTTTCCAAAGAGACGAAAACGAAATTCGTCGTCAACACACAACTCAACTTCCACCCACAAAACCTTGAATTAAAAGCAGATGTGGCGGCAGGACGTATTGGTGAGATTAAGTTCATTGATGCAAGTGCGCGGAGCACACCTGTTGACCAAGGTCCGCACGTGTTGCAATTGGTGTCTTCCTATATTGACAACTCCCGTCCGGTGCGGGTACTCGGTCAGATTTCTGGTGCTGAACACTTGGATTCAGCGCAACCCTCACCGCAATATGCGAGCGCGCGCGTCCAATACGAGAACGGGCTTCATGTCTCTGTTGCGTTCGGGACAGCCATCGCCCCGACTGCGTCCGACGATCCGGTTGTCTTTTTCCACAAACGCGTTTTTGTCGTTGGGGTTAAAGGTTTCGTGCATTGGCGGTTCAGCAGTTGGGAACGCTCAACCCATGAGGGCGGTTATGAAGGCGGTCCACTCAGCTATGGAGAGCAGGATGTCATCGCACAGGGCAACCTCACAGAGGCAGTTTTTGATTGGTTGGATGATGAGAGCAAGGTACATCCGACCCATCTTGAACAGTCGCTTGCAGAGTTCAATCTGCTTTTGGGAATTTACTATAGCGGTATCACAAACGAAGTGATTGATCTCCCATTTGACCCACCGGATGGACTGATGGATAAACTGAGAGCCAAGCTGTAAGGCAGTTTCTTGCACCTTTTTCGCACGCCTATTCAAATGTCTTTTTTATCCCATGGCGAGGTCTGTGGATCTCGCCATACGCTCACTTGAATGGAGGTACAACCGTGTCCCTTTCAAAAATTGCGTGTCTGATCTTCTTCCTGTCTGGCGTTATCAGTCTCACAGCAAATGTCGGATTGGTGGGTTATTGGTCTTTTGACAAGGCAGACGAGGCGAACGATATGAGTGGGAACGGACACGATGGCGTTATCCGTGGAAATCCGAAGGTGATAGCCGGAAAATTCGGTGAGGCATTGGAATTCAACGGTAGCACGGACTATGTTGAGATACCCGATGCACCGGCAATTTCTGAATTGAAAGCGCTGTCTATGTCGGCGTGGATTAATCCAACGAAACTCGGTGCGTGGGTGGCGGTTGCGGAGAAGGGTATCCATCTCAACTGGAGTTACGGTTTTTTCATTGAACCTGATGGGACACTCTCCTTTTACGTCTCTACCGGTCCTGGCAACAACCTCGTCTGTTGTGTTGGCAATTTTGCGCTTGAAATTGGAAAGTGGTACCACATTTTCGGTTCCTACGACGGTAAGTCTGTGAAGGCTTACGTTGATGGAAAGCTGGAAGGCGAGATGCCGGGTAATGATGCCGTTCATATTACCGAGGGGCTACCTTTTACGATCGGCAGTCGCAATGGTCAGAACCATTATGGTGGTGCTGTTGACGAGGTGGCGTTCTGGGATGAAGCCATCGCTGTTGAGGACGCTATGGACCCACTTCCTGTGAAACCGGGACGCAAACTAACGACTACTTGGGGCGCAATAAAAACACGACGTTAAAAACAATGGGAACGAATTCTGAAAAATTTACAGAACAAGGTTACCTTGTCGTCCAATCGGTGCTAGCTGAGTCTGATCTTACCCCGTTAATTGCTGTTGTCTCTGAAGTCGTTGAGGCACGCGCTACTGAACTCTATAACGAAGGTGTCATCCCGGATACATACAAAGAGATGTCTTTTGAACACCGTTGGCATGCTGTCCTAAAAGCGTGTGGCAGAGAAAACGAGGTCTTTGGCTGGCATACGCTTGTCTTCAGCGAAGCACTCTTTGATCTGATAACCCATCCAAAGGTGCTGGATGTCTTAGAATCCCTTATCGGAAGCGATATTCAGTTCAACGGCGACTTTTGGGTGCGTCCAAAACTCCCAAACGAAAAGTTGACGACACTCCCGTGGCACCAAGACAGCGCGTATATGCCGAACACCGAAAACGATACGCACCTCACTGTATGGCTCCCACTCGTCGATGTCAAACCAGAAAATGGCCCCCTACAATTCCTGCCCGGAAGCCATAAATTAGGTTTACAAACCTATCACCGTGTTCCGGGTGAGGCATTCGCTGTGCCGGAGCTCTCTCCCACATCATCTGACACTGATATTCACACCTTAGAAATGAAGAAGGGTGACCTGCTTGTGTTCAACAACCTGGTCTTCCATCGGTCGCTATTCAACCGCAGCGATATTATTCGTTGGTCGGTGGATTTTCGGTTCAGTTCGACCGGCACTTCACTGGATGGACTTTGGCACGAAGCGATTGCATGCCCTGCTCGTGAGGGCGGAACTCGGCAATGTCCAACGTCGTGGCAGACGTGGCGTGCCCAATGGGAAGCCAGTCCACATAAAGACAGATTTGTTTAATCCTTCAGCGAAGATTTCCGGTCTTAAAAAGAGATTATATTTTCTTTATCGAATTCACCTGTCAAAATCCTTTACTTTAGTAGCAGAACTATAGACGGGACCTATGGAATTAGACCCAAACGTTTTTCTAAAATATATTGAACTTTTTCTAATTTATTTCGTCTAATCTAATGTAATCCAAACACGCGTTTGCGTATGAGGTTGTGAGCCGGCGTTCTGAATGCTGCATACTCAGTGAACTCATGTAAAGTTGCGGCACACATCGGTAAAAGTTGTAATGTACACAATTTGCTGGTTCTTCAAGTAATACATAGGAGGTTACTTTGTTAAAGGCGAGAGTTATAACAATTGTTCTCAGCCTGATGCTCATGTTGAGTATGAGTCTAACGGGTTCTGCTGAGATCAACGAAGACATGATTGCAGCGGCATGGCTGTTTGAGGGCGATGCCGAAGATGTGTCCAGAAATGGATTTGATGGCGAAGTAAAAGGTGGCAAGTTTGTCACAGGCAAAATCGGCGATGCGATCGAACTGAACGGCGCAAGTGACTGGGTCGAAATTCCGAAACGGATCGGCGAATTTGAAGAAATTACCTTCGCACATTGGGTCAAATCTACAGGACGCGAAGCACAGTGGCGTGTTTTCTTCAACGTCAACGGTTGGAAAGCCGGAGACATCCATTACCAGATGCACCCGAATAATAAGGTTGAGTTCTCCATTCACAGTAATCCAGGTGGGAATGATACCTTTGCGAACTATATGTTAGCAGGGGATCAGATGGACAAATGGGTCCACATCGCCACCGCCTACAGCGCGACGGAAAAGAAAATTCGTTTTTACGTTAACGGCGAACTCGATATCGAAAACGATTGGGGTGGAAACCCCGGAGTCCTCGACCCAGCTCGGATTGGTGACTGGGGGCAATCAAGACAGTGGGAAGGGTTGATAGACGAGTTCATTATTTTCAACACCGTTCTCGACGAAGACGATATCCAAGCGGTTATGAATGACGGTTTGGAAACAACGCTCGCTGTGGACGCAAAAGAGAAATTGGCTGTCACATGGGGCAGTCTCAAGAAATAACGGAGAAGTGATCACCGAATCACTTTTCCAGAGAGGAAATAAATATGTTTTTGGCAAAACGCTATCTGAATTACACATTCACTGCAGTTGCTATCATTGCTCTCGGTTTCGCTGTGATGGCTACAAGCCACGCGGCATTTGATGAAGACGACATTGCAGGGATGTGGACCTTTGAAGAAGGTAAAGGTAAAGTTGTAAAAGACCTTTCTGGTAACGGAACCGACGGTGAATTTGTCGGCGACCTGAAATGGGCGAAAGGCAAATTCGGTGGTGGATTGGAATTTGACGGTGCGGACACTTGGGTCAAACTCGGCACCAAGGGTGAAGACAAAACGTTAGCCGCCTTGGATTTCAAAGATTCCAAAGGGTTCTCAGTCCATTCTTGGGTCTATGCAGCGGAAGACCCGAATGGGAAATGTGTGATATGGAAAGGGCTTGGATGTTCGACGTGGTCGCAGTTCTTACTCGGAACCGGAGCACATGAAAACGGGCAAAATAGCACACAGGCTGCCTTTCACATCCGTGTTGCCAACGGGGGCGCGAAACTTGAGGTCCTCGGTGATGAACTTCCTGCTAAAGAGTGGATTCATCTCGTTGGCACATGGGATGGATCACGACTCCATGTCTATGTTAACGGCAAACTGCAAAACTCCGAGGATGCAAAAGGACCACCCTGGGCATCTCCCGAAGAGGTCTATATCGGTGCTGATCCGGGATGTGGCAAACGCTGTCAGTGGAACGGTATCATTGATGAAGTCGTCG
This genomic window from Candidatus Poribacteria bacterium contains:
- a CDS encoding phytanoyl-CoA dioxygenase family protein, whose translation is MGTNSEKFTEQGYLVVQSVLAESDLTPLIAVVSEVVEARATELYNEGVIPDTYKEMSFEHRWHAVLKACGRENEVFGWHTLVFSEALFDLITHPKVLDVLESLIGSDIQFNGDFWVRPKLPNEKLTTLPWHQDSAYMPNTENDTHLTVWLPLVDVKPENGPLQFLPGSHKLGLQTYHRVPGEAFAVPELSPTSSDTDIHTLEMKKGDLLVFNNLVFHRSLFNRSDIIRWSVDFRFSSTGTSLDGLWHEAIACPAREGGTRQCPTSWQTWRAQWEASPHKDRFV
- a CDS encoding LamG domain-containing protein, yielding MFLAKRYLNYTFTAVAIIALGFAVMATSHAAFDEDDIAGMWTFEEGKGKVVKDLSGNGTDGEFVGDLKWAKGKFGGGLEFDGADTWVKLGTKGEDKTLAALDFKDSKGFSVHSWVYAAEDPNGKCVIWKGLGCSTWSQFLLGTGAHENGQNSTQAAFHIRVANGGAKLEVLGDELPAKEWIHLVGTWDGSRLHVYVNGKLQNSEDAKGPPWASPEEVYIGADPGCGKRCQWNGIIDEVVVFDTVLSDDDVAKLGEGIEGALAVEAAGKIATTWGSLKSSQ
- a CDS encoding LamG domain-containing protein, with the protein product MLKARVITIVLSLMLMLSMSLTGSAEINEDMIAAAWLFEGDAEDVSRNGFDGEVKGGKFVTGKIGDAIELNGASDWVEIPKRIGEFEEITFAHWVKSTGREAQWRVFFNVNGWKAGDIHYQMHPNNKVEFSIHSNPGGNDTFANYMLAGDQMDKWVHIATAYSATEKKIRFYVNGELDIENDWGGNPGVLDPARIGDWGQSRQWEGLIDEFIIFNTVLDEDDIQAVMNDGLETTLAVDAKEKLAVTWGSLKK
- a CDS encoding Gfo/Idh/MocA family oxidoreductase, with product MYKTAMLGCGGRARAHADAYRFVKGGKLAAICDMNEELLNKFGDDFGISSRYTDLDEMLEKEKPDVLHIVTAPVLRGSNERIRYPLMKQASDAGVPAAIVEKPIAVESEDWKQISGLSKETKTKFVVNTQLNFHPQNLELKADVAAGRIGEIKFIDASARSTPVDQGPHVLQLVSSYIDNSRPVRVLGQISGAEHLDSAQPSPQYASARVQYENGLHVSVAFGTAIAPTASDDPVVFFHKRVFVVGVKGFVHWRFSSWERSTHEGGYEGGPLSYGEQDVIAQGNLTEAVFDWLDDESKVHPTHLEQSLAEFNLLLGIYYSGITNEVIDLPFDPPDGLMDKLRAKL
- a CDS encoding Gfo/Idh/MocA family oxidoreductase, with protein sequence MYKTAFLGCGGRARAHASAYRFVKRGKIAAICDMNEELLNSFGDDFDVSSRYTDLDEMLEKEKPDVLHIVTAPVLRGTSERIRYPLMKQASNHGVPAAIVEKPIAVESEDWKQIAGLAEETKTKFVVNTQLNFHPQNLELKRDVAEGRIGEIKFIDASARSTPVDQAPHVLQLVSSYIDNSRPVRVLGQISGREQLDSAQPSPMHAAGQAIYENGLHVSLAFGTGMGTLASDSESTVAHKRVFVVGTKGFVHWRFSSWERATPEGGYEGGPLNYGEQDIAAQGNLTEAVFDWLDDENNVHPTHLKQSLAEFNLLLGLYYSGITNEIIDLPFEPPDGLMDSLREKL
- a CDS encoding Gfo/Idh/MocA family oxidoreductase, whose amino-acid sequence is MYKTAMLGCGGRARGHADAYRFVKRGKLAAICDMNEERLNGFGADFDILSRYTDLDEMLEKEKPDVLHIVTSPVIPSSNERIRYPLMKQASDHGVPAAIIEKPAAIEGEDWKQIAGLAEETQTKFVVNTQLNFHPKNLELKRDVAAGRIGEIRFIDASARSRSAEQGGHVLQLVSSYIDDAHPVRVLGQIAGSEHLNSAGGHPGPTHAAAQVLYENGVHVSIAFGTEMAQMASDDPGIYGHKRVLVVGTKGFVHWRFSSWERSTLDGGYESGPLNYGEQDVVAQANFTEAIFDWLEDENKAHPTHLKQSLVENNLILGMYHSGITNEIVDLPFEPPDGLMDALRERL
- a CDS encoding Gfo/Idh/MocA family oxidoreductase — encoded protein: MYKTAFLGCGGRARAHADAYRFVKRGEIGAICDMNEELLNSFGDDFGVSSRYTDLDEMLAKEKPDVLHIVTAPVLRGTNQRIRYSLMKQASDAGVPAAIVEKPIAVESEDWKQLAGLAEETQTKFVVNTQLNFHPKNLELKRDVAEGRIGEIKFIDASARSTPVDQAPHVLQLVSSYIDNSRPARVLGQVSGAQDLDSTQPSPMHAAAQALYENGLHVSLAFGTGVGQKVPKEPDAGNHTHKRVFVVGTKGFVHWRFSSWERATPEGGYESGPLDYGEQDVVAQGNLTEAVFDWLDDENNQHPTHLKQSLAEFNLLLGIYYSGVTNEIIDLPFEPPDGLIDILRERL
- a CDS encoding LamG domain-containing protein — translated: MSLSKIACLIFFLSGVISLTANVGLVGYWSFDKADEANDMSGNGHDGVIRGNPKVIAGKFGEALEFNGSTDYVEIPDAPAISELKALSMSAWINPTKLGAWVAVAEKGIHLNWSYGFFIEPDGTLSFYVSTGPGNNLVCCVGNFALEIGKWYHIFGSYDGKSVKAYVDGKLEGEMPGNDAVHITEGLPFTIGSRNGQNHYGGAVDEVAFWDEAIAVEDAMDPLPVKPGRKLTTTWGAIKTRR